The Cinclus cinclus chromosome 3, bCinCin1.1, whole genome shotgun sequence genome has a window encoding:
- the FAM98A gene encoding protein FAM98A, producing MEFELLENDVLESLEDLGYKGPLLDDGALAQAVSHGASSPEFTKLCAWLVSELRLFCKLEENVQATNSPNEAEEFQLEMSGLLSEMNCPYASLTSGDVTKRLHNQKNCLLLLTYLISELEAARMLCVNAPPKKAQEGGSEVFQELKGICIALGMSKPPANITMFQFFSGIEKKLKETLAKVPPNHVGKPLLKKQLGPAHWEKIEAINQAIVNEYEVRRKLLVKRLDVTVQSFGWSDRAKSQTEKLAKVYQPKRALLSTKCTISVANLLAARQDLSKIMRTSSGSIREKTACAINKVLMGRVPDRGGRPNEIEPPPPEMPPWQKRPEGGSQQGGGRGGRGGYDSSYGGRGGYDHGGHDRGGRGGYDSYGGRGGHEQGSHDRGGRGGRGGYDHGGRGGGRGNKLQGGWTDGGSGGYQDGSYRESSYRDAGFQTGGYHGGGGGYQGGGYGGYQSSSYSGSGYQGGGGGGYQQDNRYQDGGSHSDRGGGRGGGRGGRGGRGGRGGQGGGWGGRGGQNFNQGGQFEQHFQHGGYQYNQSGFGQGRHFTS from the exons ATGGAGTTCGAGCTCCTGGAGAACGATGTGCTGGAGTCGCTGGAGGACCTGGG TTACAAAGGTCCGTTGTTAGACGACGGAGCGCTGGCTCAGGCTGTCTCTCATGGAGCCAGCTCCCCTGAATTCACCAAACTCTGTGCTTGGTTGGTATCTGAGTTACGGCTGTTCTGTAAACTAGAGGAAAACGTGCAGGCAACCAACA gTCCAAATGAAGCAGAAGAATTTCAGCTTGAAATGAGTGGGTTGCTGTCTGAAATGAACTGTCCATATGCATCATTAACGTCAGGAGATGTGACAAAACGCCTTCATAATCAAAAGAACTGTCTCTTGCTGCTTA CATACCTCATCTCTGAACTGGAAGCTGCCAGAATGCTGTGTGTGAATGCCCCTCCtaaaaaagcccaggaaggtgGCAGTGAAGTCTTTCAGGAGCTAAAAGGCATCTGTATTGCTTTAGGCATGTCCAAGCCTCCTGCCAACATAACGATGTTCCAGTTCTTCAGCggaattgaaaaaaaa CTGAAGGAAACTCTAGCAAAGGTTCCACCTAATCATGTTGGAAAACCTTTACTGAAGAAACAACTAGGACCAGCTCACTGG gaaaaaattgaaGCAATTAATCAAGCCATAGTCAACGAATATGAAGTCCGAAGAAAACTGTTAGTCAAACGTTTGGATGTTACTGTGCAATCCTTTGGCTGGTCAGATAGAGCTAAG AGTCAAACAGAAAAACTGGCTAAAGTCTACCAGCCAAAACGTGCCCTCTTATCTACTAAGTGCACTATATCAGTTGCAAATCTTTTGGCAGCTCGGCAAGATCTGTCAAAGATTATGAGAACGAGCAGCGGGTCCATCCGAGAGAAGACTGCATGTGCCATTAATAAG GTGCTAATGGGCAGAGTGCCCGACAGAGGAGGAAGGCCCAATGAAATTGAACCTCCACCTCCTGAGATGCCACCGTGGCAGAAAAGACCAGAGGGTGGCTCGCAGCAAGGTGgtggcagaggaggaagaggtggCTACGACTCTTCCTATGGAGGGCGGGGAGGTTATGACCATGGGGGTCACGAccgaggaggaagaggaggctaTGACTCATATGGAGGGCGAGGAGGTCATGAACAAGGAAGCCATGATCGAGGGGGACGAGGAGGACGTGGTGGTTATGATCATggtggcagaggaggaggaagaggaaacaaACTTCAAGGAGGCTGGACAGATGGTGGAAGTGGTGGCTACCAGGATGGCAGCTACAGGGAGAGCAGCTACAGAGATGCAGGTTTTCAAACAGGTGGCTAccatggtggtggtggtggctaCCAAGGAGGAGGCTATGGTGGCTACCAGTCATCTTCTTATTCTGGAAGTGGCTACCAAGGGGGTGGTGGCGGTGGCTACCAGCAAGACAACAGATACCAAGATGGTGGGTCCCACAGTGACCGAGGGGGTGGGCgtggaggagggaggggtggccgtggTGGCCGCGGTGGCCGAGGAGGTCAAGGAGGTGGCtgggggggcagagggggacaGAACTTTAATCAAGGAGGGCAGTTTGAGCAGCACTTCCAGCATGGAGGTTATCAATATAATCAATCTGGCTTTGGGCAAGGAAGACACTTCACCAGCTGA